A single Oceanimonas doudoroffii DNA region contains:
- a CDS encoding L-lactate permease produces MLNETLLALLAFSPIVLAAVLLVGLQWPAKRAMPLAFLLTVIIALWAWDMTGTRVLASTLQGLVISISLLWIIFGAILLLNTLKHTGAITTIRNGFTAISPDRRIQAIIVAWCFGCFIEGASGFGTPAAVAAPLMVALGFPALAAVLMGMMIQSTPVSFGAVGTPIIVGVTTGLDNGAIDNTLSTAGSGWEAYLQAVTSNVAITHAIIGILMPLFMCMMLTRFFGKDRSWKQGLEILPFAIFAGLAFTVPYALTGVLLGPEFPSLVGGLVGLAIVVTAARKGFLVPKTSFDFQEEKDWPAEWLGSLVIHTEDLKKKPISLGLAWFPYLLLPVLLVLSRTHDGFKGLLTGWNIAFSNLLGEAGISAGIQPLYLPGGILVFVSLVAVLSQTRSLKSFGPAIHESTKTLIGAGFVLMFTVPMVRIFINSGVNEADIASMPVMTAKVASDLVGGFFPAISGVIGALGAFIAGSNTVSNMMFSQFQFEVAQTLGVSTAMVVALQAVGAAAGNMIAIHNVVAASATVGLLGREGTTLRKTALPTLYYLVALGLIGMIAIYGLGVSDPLLSLS; encoded by the coding sequence ATGCTGAATGAAACCCTGCTGGCGCTGCTGGCCTTTTCACCCATAGTGCTTGCCGCCGTGCTGCTGGTGGGTCTGCAATGGCCGGCCAAACGAGCCATGCCCCTGGCTTTTCTGCTCACCGTGATCATCGCCCTCTGGGCCTGGGACATGACCGGCACGCGTGTGTTGGCCTCGACCCTGCAGGGACTGGTGATCTCCATCTCCCTGCTGTGGATCATCTTCGGCGCCATTTTACTGCTCAACACCCTGAAGCATACCGGCGCCATCACCACCATTCGCAATGGCTTTACCGCCATCAGCCCGGATCGCCGCATTCAGGCCATTATCGTGGCCTGGTGTTTTGGTTGCTTTATCGAAGGCGCTTCAGGTTTCGGCACCCCCGCCGCCGTGGCCGCACCGCTGATGGTAGCGCTGGGTTTTCCGGCCCTGGCGGCGGTGTTGATGGGCATGATGATTCAGAGTACGCCGGTTTCCTTTGGTGCCGTGGGCACGCCCATTATCGTTGGCGTGACCACCGGCCTCGATAACGGCGCCATCGACAACACCCTGAGTACGGCCGGCTCCGGCTGGGAGGCCTACCTGCAGGCCGTGACCAGCAACGTGGCCATTACCCATGCCATTATCGGCATTCTGATGCCGCTGTTCATGTGCATGATGCTGACCCGTTTCTTCGGCAAGGACAGAAGCTGGAAACAGGGCCTGGAAATTCTGCCCTTCGCCATCTTTGCCGGCCTGGCCTTTACCGTGCCCTATGCCCTGACCGGCGTCCTGCTGGGTCCGGAGTTTCCGTCCCTGGTGGGTGGCCTGGTGGGCCTGGCCATCGTAGTGACCGCCGCTCGCAAAGGCTTTCTGGTACCCAAAACCAGCTTTGATTTTCAGGAAGAAAAAGACTGGCCCGCCGAGTGGTTGGGCTCCCTGGTCATTCATACCGAAGACCTGAAAAAGAAACCCATCAGCCTGGGCCTGGCCTGGTTCCCCTATCTGCTGCTGCCGGTGCTGCTGGTGCTGAGCCGCACCCATGATGGCTTCAAGGGGCTGCTGACCGGCTGGAACATCGCCTTCAGCAATCTGCTGGGCGAGGCAGGCATCAGTGCCGGTATTCAGCCCCTGTATCTGCCCGGCGGCATTCTGGTGTTCGTGTCGCTGGTGGCGGTGCTGAGCCAGACCCGCTCGCTCAAAAGCTTTGGCCCGGCCATTCACGAGTCGACCAAGACCCTGATCGGGGCCGGCTTTGTGCTGATGTTTACCGTGCCCATGGTGCGCATCTTCATCAACTCAGGGGTGAACGAGGCGGATATTGCCAGTATGCCGGTGATGACCGCCAAGGTGGCCTCGGATCTGGTGGGTGGCTTTTTCCCCGCCATCAGCGGCGTGATCGGTGCTCTTGGGGCCTTTATCGCCGGCTCCAACACGGTGTCGAACATGATGTTCTCCCAGTTCCAGTTTGAGGTGGCTCAGACCCTTGGAGTATCCACCGCCATGGTGGTGGCGCTGCAGGCGGTGGGCGCCGCCGCCGGCAACATGATCGCCATTCACAACGTGGTGGCGGCCTCGGCCACCGTCGGCCTGCTCGGCCGGGAAGGTACCACCCTGCGCAAGACCGCCCTGCCCACCCTCTATTACCTGGTGGCCCTCGGCCTGATCGGCATGATCGCCATCTATGGCCTGGGCGTGTCCGACCCGCTGCTGTCACTGTCCTGA